In Drosophila ananassae strain 14024-0371.13 chromosome 3R, ASM1763931v2, whole genome shotgun sequence, the DNA window taaattaaaaatacatttttacgTAAATGTGGCACATTAAAAGGCGACTTGAGGAGAGcacataataaatataaaaacacaatTAAATTAGTGCAtagaaaacaaattcaaaaacaaaacaacattAAGGGAAAAAGAAACCGAGGTAAGAGAATAGAAATacgaattaaaataaaacccaAGATGTATTAAACACAAAATGTGAAAGGTTTATACGGGCAGAGTGGATACTCTATAAATTGTGATTACTGGATTAATATACCTCCTCATAGGACTGATAATTCTATATAAAATTTGtctaaatattctttttttattcctaACTAAAATAGTTCTTAAAAGCCAAGATCCCCAACTTTACACTACTTAAGCCGACAAAAGAGGTGTAAAGACTCTAGCTCTCTGACTCTGGGCTAGAGAAATGTTAATGTAAATttcaattgttttaatttatttgtgaCCCTTTCGCCACACCGTCACGGACTAACTTAATgctatatacacatatataacacggaataacaaaaaaaaaactgaattaAAATGAAGGCGAGAAGAAAAAAAGTGGAGTGACTCTATTCTTTGGCCTATCTGTCTCTCCAAGACGTGACTGGCATTCAGCCGGGGATCGGGATCCGCAAAAGGGTCCAAGGGGTCTCTCCAAAGGGGAACGGAACCAACTGTCCCCCCAGTATTTGGAGCACAACGAACGGTCTCATAACCGGCGCAACTCCAGACAGTTGACTGAACTCCCGCCACTGAACTGGGGCTGCCTACAAATAAATGTGTGCTTCCGAAAAAAGCAAAACGTAGAGAAATTCCGCTTGTAAAAAACAGAAGACAAAATCGGGGGAAATGCATCAGAATGTTCGATGAAAAATGTGTTCGGTTTACCATTAATCCGCTGCCCTGATCCAGGGCGACAGATCATTACACACGCGCGCGGATTCGACTGAAGGAGCTCCACTCCTCCCGCATTCAAAGTCGAAATGTTGGGCCCCCGGAATCGGTAACTATatgtaaatttattaataaaaactcCCGAAAAAAACGGATGCACATCTCCACATCGGAATCGGAGGAGGGTGTGCGCCGAGCAGTTGTTGCCTGTCCGTAATTTATAGACCCGCTGCCAAATGACATGCTAACTAATAGTATCATCATAATTTATACATACAAATACATTGCATTTGTTATTTATGCCCGTGCCAGGCACAATGTCGGGCAACCCTCCCTCCCCCAGTGATTTCCATACAGATCCCTGATGACAGAGGTCACAACACCCCAACAGATCCCTGGCGAAAGGTCACCCCGTGCTAATGGGTCCTTCCGACCCTcggcaatatttgaatatcgATTACAATTAAACGGTCAGCGGTTCGAGAGAGATCCTGAtttatttgccaaatatttcacGATAGTTTGGGATAAGCAATTATGAAAAAGTCGTAAATTAGATGTTCTTTTTGCTTTATTACTATTTCCTGCCAAATTTGACATATAAAACTCTTGTCCAAACTAATGCCGAAAAGCCATTGAAATGAATATAACCGATTGATGGGGACCACTTGGATTATCTAGAACCAGCTCCCTTGATGAGCTTGGGGCAGGTGGTGATCGTTGAGACCTGCGCAGGATCAACATTTATTTCTGGATCTAATCCGAAACCATGTTTCTTACCGTTTCTGCCAGCAAAGCCGCCAGCTAATCGACCACGTCTAGAGCGACTACTCATGCCACCGCCGAGTCCATTATTTTGCATGCCCGAGTTCGAGAACTCGCTCATGCCCATGGATCTGTTGTAACCAGGACTTGGCGTCGGGTTTTGGACCATTGATTCACTAAAATTACTTAGTAGAGTATGATCTTGTGGTGATGCAAGGCACTTACAACATTTGGGAACTTCCGTAGTTTGGCTTGTAGTTCGAATACTGATTCATTATGGATTGATTGTAGCCGGAGAATGGATCGGAGGGCGAGGATTGGGGGTGGTTAGACATACGCGGGGAGGCATCCATGAAGGCTTGGGTTTGAGCCTGGTTCGAGTGCAACCACTGACGGCCACCGCCGGCATCAGCGCTCAGGCTCTGAAAGGAAACCGAAGGATGAAGTGCCTCGCCTTATACC includes these proteins:
- the LOC6497936 gene encoding uncharacterized protein LOC6497936 isoform X2 — translated: MSRPEFNWEYSHGGNLAQQSPYRQSLSADAGGGRQWLHSNQAQTQAFMDASPRMSNHPQSSPSDPFSGYNQSIMNQYSNYKPNYGSSQIESMVQNPTPSPGYNRSMGMSEFSNSGMQNNGLGGGMSSRSRRGRLAGGFAGRNGLNDHHLPQAHQGSWF
- the LOC6497936 gene encoding uncharacterized protein LOC6497936 isoform X1 codes for the protein MSRPEFNWEYSHGGNLAQQSPYRQSLSADAGGGRQWLHSNQAQTQAFMDASPRMSNHPQSSPSDPFSGYNQSIMNQYSNYKPNYGSSQMFESMVQNPTPSPGYNRSMGMSEFSNSGMQNNGLGGGMSSRSRRGRLAGGFAGRNGLNDHHLPQAHQGSWF